Proteins from one Salinispora arenicola genomic window:
- a CDS encoding flavin reductase family protein: MEVHPIQTAEFDSRQLRSTLGAFATGVTVVTVGGDAPHGMTANSFTGVSLDPPLVSVCVQRDAVMHAVLLEQGSFAVSVLAADQVRAARWFADRRRPLGRAQFDAVDVRPGERTGAPLLVGAVAQFECRLWRTYDGGDHSIFLGVPLTVARGVTDDVLVFHDGAFRRLERGRR; encoded by the coding sequence GTGGAAGTTCATCCGATCCAGACAGCGGAGTTTGACAGTCGGCAGCTACGCAGCACCCTGGGCGCGTTCGCGACCGGCGTGACGGTGGTGACCGTCGGTGGCGACGCCCCGCACGGGATGACGGCGAACTCGTTCACCGGTGTCTCGTTGGACCCGCCGTTGGTGTCGGTGTGTGTGCAGCGAGACGCGGTCATGCACGCCGTACTCCTCGAGCAGGGATCGTTCGCCGTGTCGGTGCTGGCCGCGGACCAGGTGCGTGCGGCGCGATGGTTCGCCGACCGCCGTCGTCCGCTGGGCCGGGCGCAGTTCGACGCGGTGGACGTACGTCCGGGCGAGCGCACCGGAGCACCACTGCTCGTCGGCGCCGTCGCCCAGTTCGAATGCCGGCTGTGGCGCACCTACGACGGCGGTGACCACAGCATCTTCCTCGGCGTCCCGCTCACCGTGGCACGGGGTGTGACAGACGACGTGTTGGTGTTCCACGACGGGGCGTTCCGGCGGCTCGAACGGGGCCGGCGATGA
- a CDS encoding acyl-CoA thioesterase, with the protein MGDYFEYLHTVGFEETNLVGNVYYVNYLRWQGRCRELFLKQQAPEVLADLQTDLKLFTLQVDCEFFAEITAFDELSVRMRLLELGQTQIRFGFDYVRLDPGGETFVARGNQRVACMRGPNTRTVPARVPEALVRALEPYTASARTQ; encoded by the coding sequence ATGGGTGACTACTTCGAGTACCTGCACACGGTCGGCTTCGAGGAGACCAACCTCGTCGGCAACGTCTACTACGTCAACTACCTGCGCTGGCAGGGGCGGTGTCGCGAGCTGTTCCTCAAGCAACAGGCGCCCGAGGTGCTCGCCGACCTCCAGACCGACCTGAAGCTGTTCACCCTCCAGGTGGACTGCGAGTTCTTCGCCGAGATCACCGCGTTCGACGAACTGTCCGTGCGGATGCGGCTGCTCGAACTGGGACAGACGCAGATCCGGTTCGGTTTCGACTACGTGCGGCTGGACCCGGGCGGCGAAACGTTCGTCGCCCGGGGGAACCAGCGGGTCGCCTGCATGCGCGGCCCGAACACCCGGACCGTGCCGGCCCGGGTACCGGAGGCACTCGTGCGGGCCCTGGAGCCGTACACGGCCTCCGCCCGGACCCAGTGA
- a CDS encoding SDR family NAD(P)-dependent oxidoreductase — translation MTRIAVIGMACRYPDAASPTELWENALAGRRAFRRLPDERMRLEDYWDPDPRTPDRFYARQAAVIEGYEFDRIAYKVAGSTYRSTDLTHWLALDVAAAALADAGFPMGEGLPRQATGVIVGNTLTGEFSRANQLRLRWPYVRRVVAAALKEQDWDDARLGAFLEQLESTFKSPFPEVDEDTLAGALANTIAGRICNHLDLRGGGYTVDGACSSSLLSVATACKALVDGELNVAVAGGVDLSIDPFEIIGFAKTGALASSEMRVYDQRSNGFLPGEGCGMAVLMRESEARAAGHRIYATIAGWGISSDGRGGITRPEATGYRLALRRAYERAGFGIETVGLFEGHGTGTKVGDTTELTALAEERAAADPHASPAAISAIKAMIGHTKAAAGIAGLIKAAMATHHEVLPPTLGCVEPHDVFGAQSAPLRMLRKAEPWPSDSPVRAGVTAMGFGGINTHLVLENDRPRRRARFDSRTHALASSMQDVELLLVDALSPQELRDRLQQLTDFVPSLAYAELADLAATLHGDLRELPWRAAVVVSSPDDAVQRLNQLCAALDSGEAELISPDGRTMLGHASGPGKIGFLFPGQGSGRGTNGGALRRRFAEAEQAYAQATLPSSGDMVATEVAQPRIVTGSLAGLHVLSALGIEASIGLGHSLGEISALYWAGAFDSATLLRVAGVRGRTMAAHSSSGTMAGISASPEVAERIIGDRPVVIAGYNGPTQTVVAGPVEEVDAVVRDAAEAGVSASRLNVSHAFHSPLVEPAADAFGELLTVERFNSLDRRVISTVTGEGLPDQADLKSLLRRQITDPVLFSQAIALAAKEVDLFVEVGPGRVLSGLTTAATDVPAIALDTDNESLAGLLSAVSAAYVIGGQPVDSALFHGRLTRPLPVGTTFSFFANPCEAAPTLPVPATTAATRPAEPTNDPIGAPTAGESTVDTMRRLAAERAELPLELVNPDSRLLDDLHLSSITVGQVVNHAAQALGVPVAQAPTNFAVATVQELADALDSLVGTGQSDAAPIAAQVTGAAEWIRAWRVDLDDVPLSPRAGTETGGAWQVFAAPDSTFAEPLRRALERAGVGGGVLLCLPSSCTTDELERALTAARAALAGGDRFVLVQSGRGAAGLAKTLHLEDPRVRTTVVHLPEQTPTAVDTVVAEVAATTAFSETYHDPDGTRRVPTLRAMPVRATREQAALDQTDVLLVTGGGKGITAECALAMAQDSGARLVLLGRSDPATDQALADNLDRIAESGIRVRYLRADVTDAEQLAGALNSLPPEWGPVTAVLHGAGRNEPTSLNSLTMADLDATFAPKVDGLRNVLAAVDPAQLRLLVSLGSIIGRAGLRGEAHYAIANEWLADATAEVGRQYPGCRALCLEWSVWSGVGMGERLSVVESLARDGITPITPDQGVALLRRLLADPDTPPVVVISGRTEGIHTVRHDAPPLPLLRFVERPLVRYHGVELVSEVELSSGTDRYLEDHLLDGNLLFPAVFGMEAMAQVAAAVTGESGVPVIEDAEFLRPIIVPPAGSTTVRVAVVVTDDRTVDAVIQSAETGFGAEHFRARLRYGGTDAPDGPPDQVAEGLPVVPLDPVQDLYGHTLFQGQRFQRLHRYHRSAARNVDAEVVVPQRTDWFAPYLSAELLLGDPGVRDALMHGNQVCVPEGTLLPAGIERVWPGGGRIEAEEVLRYAAVERSRDGDTYVYDIALRTTTGRTVERWSGLRLRAVRKRDGRGPWVAPLLGSYLERTLGDLGASGVAVALEPDEPASGTPGDHVATRRGRTALAAGRALGQPVEVRYRPDGRPEVAGERGISAAHGAGMTLCVAGTGPLGCDVEPVAERSPADWKGLLGRYQDVADLIATRDRETAHTAGTRIWAATESLRKAGYSTGAPLVLLPDDRGPWVTFTSGDVRIATLLTTVRDVPDPVVLAALFAPTRRKVGSHG, via the coding sequence ATGACGAGGATAGCCGTGATCGGAATGGCGTGCCGGTATCCGGACGCCGCGTCACCCACAGAACTGTGGGAGAACGCACTCGCCGGGCGGCGGGCGTTTCGGCGCCTGCCGGACGAACGTATGCGTCTGGAGGACTACTGGGATCCCGATCCGCGGACACCGGACCGGTTCTACGCCCGGCAGGCCGCGGTCATCGAGGGGTATGAGTTCGATCGGATCGCCTACAAGGTGGCCGGCAGCACCTACCGGTCCACCGATCTGACCCACTGGCTGGCCCTGGATGTCGCGGCCGCGGCCCTGGCCGACGCCGGCTTCCCGATGGGGGAGGGGCTACCCCGGCAGGCAACCGGCGTGATCGTCGGCAACACGCTGACCGGTGAGTTCTCGCGAGCCAACCAACTTCGCCTGCGCTGGCCCTATGTGCGGCGCGTGGTGGCCGCCGCGCTGAAGGAGCAGGACTGGGACGATGCCCGGCTCGGGGCCTTCCTGGAACAGCTGGAAAGCACCTTCAAGAGCCCGTTCCCCGAGGTTGACGAGGACACCCTGGCCGGTGCCCTGGCCAACACCATCGCCGGCCGGATCTGCAACCACCTCGACCTCAGGGGCGGCGGGTACACCGTGGACGGTGCCTGCTCGTCGTCACTGCTGTCGGTGGCGACCGCGTGTAAGGCGCTCGTCGACGGTGAGCTGAACGTCGCCGTGGCCGGCGGTGTGGACCTCTCCATCGATCCGTTCGAAATTATTGGCTTCGCCAAGACCGGTGCCCTCGCCAGCAGTGAGATGCGCGTGTACGACCAGCGGTCCAACGGGTTCCTCCCCGGTGAGGGCTGCGGCATGGCAGTGCTCATGCGCGAGTCCGAGGCGCGGGCCGCTGGCCACCGGATCTACGCCACGATCGCCGGCTGGGGCATCTCTTCGGACGGTCGAGGCGGCATCACCCGCCCCGAGGCCACCGGCTACCGCCTCGCCCTGCGTCGAGCGTACGAGCGGGCGGGATTCGGCATCGAGACGGTCGGCCTGTTCGAGGGCCACGGCACCGGCACCAAGGTGGGCGACACAACGGAACTGACCGCGTTGGCCGAGGAACGGGCCGCTGCCGATCCCCACGCCTCACCAGCCGCGATCTCCGCCATCAAGGCCATGATCGGCCACACCAAGGCTGCGGCCGGCATCGCCGGCCTGATCAAGGCCGCGATGGCCACACACCACGAGGTTCTTCCGCCGACCCTGGGCTGCGTCGAGCCGCATGACGTCTTCGGCGCGCAATCGGCACCCCTACGGATGCTCCGGAAAGCCGAGCCGTGGCCTTCGGACTCACCGGTGCGGGCGGGCGTCACGGCGATGGGCTTCGGCGGCATCAACACGCACCTGGTGCTCGAAAACGACCGGCCGCGCCGTCGGGCTCGATTCGACAGCCGGACCCACGCCCTCGCCTCGTCCATGCAGGATGTGGAGCTGCTGCTGGTCGACGCGCTGTCCCCGCAGGAGCTACGCGATCGGTTGCAACAGTTGACCGACTTCGTGCCGTCCCTGGCGTACGCGGAACTCGCCGACCTGGCCGCCACGCTGCACGGTGACTTGCGCGAGCTGCCATGGCGCGCGGCCGTCGTGGTGTCCTCCCCGGACGATGCGGTGCAGCGGCTGAACCAGCTGTGCGCTGCCCTGGACTCCGGCGAGGCCGAGCTGATCAGCCCAGACGGCCGCACAATGCTCGGCCACGCGAGTGGGCCTGGAAAGATCGGCTTTCTCTTCCCGGGGCAGGGCTCCGGCCGGGGCACCAACGGCGGCGCACTGCGCCGTCGATTCGCCGAGGCCGAGCAGGCGTACGCCCAGGCCACACTGCCCTCCTCGGGCGACATGGTGGCGACCGAGGTGGCCCAACCCCGGATCGTCACCGGATCACTGGCCGGTCTGCACGTGCTGTCCGCCCTCGGTATCGAGGCCAGTATCGGGCTGGGGCACAGCCTGGGTGAGATCTCCGCCCTGTACTGGGCTGGCGCGTTCGACAGCGCCACCCTGCTCCGCGTCGCCGGCGTTCGGGGACGGACCATGGCCGCGCACAGTTCCTCCGGCACGATGGCCGGAATCAGCGCCTCCCCGGAGGTGGCTGAGCGGATCATCGGAGACCGGCCGGTGGTGATCGCTGGTTACAACGGTCCCACCCAAACGGTTGTGGCCGGACCGGTCGAGGAAGTCGACGCGGTGGTCCGTGACGCGGCGGAGGCCGGCGTGAGCGCGTCCCGCCTGAACGTCTCGCACGCCTTCCACTCTCCGTTGGTCGAGCCAGCCGCCGACGCGTTCGGAGAGCTGCTGACCGTGGAGCGGTTCAACTCCTTGGACCGTCGGGTGATCTCGACGGTCACCGGGGAGGGCCTGCCCGACCAGGCGGACCTGAAATCCCTGCTGCGTCGGCAGATCACCGATCCGGTGCTGTTCAGCCAGGCGATCGCCCTCGCCGCCAAGGAGGTCGACCTCTTCGTCGAGGTGGGACCGGGCCGGGTACTGAGTGGGCTGACCACTGCCGCGACCGACGTACCCGCGATTGCCCTCGACACCGACAACGAGTCACTCGCCGGGCTGCTGTCGGCCGTCAGCGCGGCGTATGTCATCGGGGGCCAGCCGGTGGACTCGGCGCTGTTCCACGGCCGGCTCACCCGACCCCTGCCGGTCGGCACCACGTTCTCGTTCTTCGCCAACCCCTGTGAGGCGGCGCCGACGCTGCCGGTGCCGGCGACCACCGCGGCGACCCGGCCGGCCGAGCCGACGAATGACCCGATCGGTGCTCCGACCGCCGGCGAATCGACAGTGGACACCATGCGGCGGTTGGCCGCGGAACGCGCCGAGCTGCCGTTGGAACTGGTGAACCCGGACAGCCGGCTTCTCGATGACCTGCACCTGAGTTCGATCACGGTCGGCCAGGTGGTGAACCACGCGGCCCAGGCCCTGGGAGTGCCGGTCGCACAGGCGCCGACCAACTTCGCGGTCGCCACCGTCCAGGAACTCGCCGACGCCCTCGACTCCCTGGTCGGCACGGGCCAATCCGACGCGGCCCCGATCGCCGCGCAGGTGACCGGCGCCGCGGAGTGGATCCGGGCCTGGCGCGTGGACCTGGACGATGTGCCCCTGAGCCCGCGGGCGGGCACTGAGACGGGCGGTGCCTGGCAGGTCTTCGCCGCGCCGGACAGCACCTTCGCCGAGCCGCTGCGGCGCGCGTTGGAACGCGCCGGAGTCGGCGGCGGTGTGCTGCTCTGCCTGCCGAGTTCCTGCACCACGGACGAGCTGGAACGTGCGCTCACGGCCGCCCGAGCAGCCCTCGCCGGCGGGGACCGGTTCGTACTCGTGCAGTCCGGCCGTGGTGCGGCGGGCCTGGCGAAGACACTGCACCTGGAGGACCCCCGGGTCCGGACGACGGTGGTGCACCTGCCGGAGCAGACACCGACGGCGGTCGACACGGTGGTGGCCGAGGTAGCCGCTACCACCGCCTTCAGCGAGACGTACCACGATCCGGACGGGACTCGGAGGGTGCCGACCCTACGAGCCATGCCGGTGCGGGCAACGCGAGAACAGGCGGCGCTGGACCAGACCGACGTGCTGCTGGTGACTGGTGGTGGCAAGGGGATCACCGCCGAGTGCGCACTGGCGATGGCGCAGGACAGCGGGGCTCGGCTGGTGCTGCTGGGCCGTTCCGACCCGGCCACGGACCAGGCCCTGGCCGACAACCTCGACCGGATCGCCGAATCCGGCATCCGGGTGCGGTACCTGCGCGCCGACGTGACCGACGCGGAACAACTCGCCGGGGCACTGAACTCCCTACCGCCGGAGTGGGGTCCGGTCACCGCCGTCCTGCACGGCGCCGGACGCAACGAGCCCACCAGCCTGAACAGCCTCACGATGGCCGACCTCGATGCCACCTTCGCCCCCAAGGTGGACGGTCTGCGCAACGTGCTGGCCGCGGTCGATCCTGCACAGCTGCGGCTGTTGGTCTCCCTGGGCAGCATCATCGGCCGAGCCGGCCTACGCGGGGAAGCCCACTACGCCATCGCCAACGAGTGGCTCGCCGACGCGACAGCCGAGGTGGGACGCCAGTATCCCGGCTGCCGGGCACTGTGCCTGGAGTGGTCGGTCTGGTCCGGCGTCGGCATGGGGGAGCGCCTCTCGGTGGTGGAGTCACTGGCCCGAGACGGCATCACACCGATTACACCAGACCAGGGTGTGGCGCTGCTGCGGCGCCTGCTGGCCGACCCGGACACCCCACCGGTCGTGGTGATCAGCGGACGCACCGAGGGTATCCACACCGTCCGCCACGACGCGCCGCCGCTCCCGCTGCTGCGCTTCGTCGAGCGGCCCCTGGTCCGGTACCACGGCGTCGAGCTGGTGAGTGAGGTCGAGCTCAGCTCCGGTACCGATCGCTACCTGGAGGACCACCTGCTCGACGGTAACCTGCTCTTCCCCGCGGTCTTCGGCATGGAGGCGATGGCCCAGGTGGCCGCCGCGGTGACCGGCGAGAGCGGCGTACCCGTGATCGAGGACGCCGAGTTCCTGCGCCCGATCATCGTCCCGCCCGCGGGCAGCACCACCGTCCGGGTCGCCGTGGTCGTCACCGACGACCGCACCGTGGACGCGGTCATCCAGTCCGCCGAGACGGGGTTCGGCGCCGAACACTTCCGGGCACGGCTGCGCTACGGGGGGACCGACGCCCCGGACGGACCACCCGACCAGGTGGCCGAAGGGCTACCCGTGGTACCGCTCGACCCGGTCCAGGACCTCTACGGTCACACCCTGTTCCAGGGCCAGCGATTCCAGCGGCTGCACCGGTACCACCGGTCCGCGGCCCGGAACGTGGACGCCGAGGTCGTCGTGCCCCAGCGCACCGACTGGTTCGCGCCGTACCTCTCCGCCGAACTACTGCTCGGCGATCCGGGCGTGCGGGACGCACTGATGCACGGAAACCAGGTCTGTGTGCCGGAGGGAACCCTACTGCCGGCCGGAATTGAGCGGGTGTGGCCGGGCGGCGGCCGGATCGAGGCGGAGGAGGTGCTTCGGTACGCCGCGGTGGAGCGTAGCCGCGACGGAGACACCTACGTCTACGACATCGCGCTGCGGACCACCACCGGGAGAACCGTCGAGCGGTGGTCGGGACTTCGGCTGCGGGCGGTCCGCAAGCGGGACGGCCGGGGGCCGTGGGTGGCTCCGCTGCTCGGGTCGTACCTGGAGCGGACCCTCGGCGACCTCGGCGCATCCGGGGTGGCCGTGGCGCTCGAGCCGGACGAGCCAGCGTCCGGGACGCCAGGTGACCATGTCGCCACCCGTCGAGGCCGGACCGCGCTGGCCGCCGGTCGGGCCCTCGGACAACCGGTCGAGGTGCGGTACCGCCCGGACGGTCGGCCGGAGGTGGCCGGCGAACGGGGCATCTCCGCGGCGCACGGCGCCGGGATGACCCTCTGCGTGGCCGGGACCGGTCCACTCGGGTGTGACGTCGAGCCGGTGGCCGAGCGGTCCCCGGCGGACTGGAAGGGGCTGCTCGGCCGCTACCAGGACGTCGCCGACCTCATCGCCACCCGGGATCGGGAGACCGCGCACACCGCCGGCACCCGGATCTGGGCAGCGACCGAGTCGCTCCGCAAGGCCGGGTACTCCACCGGGGCGCCGCTGGTGTTGCTGCCAGACGACCGGGGCCCGTGGGTCACGTTCACGTCCGGCGACGTCCGGATCGCCACCCTGCTGACCACGGTGCGGGACGTGCCGGACCCGGTCGTCCTCGCGGCGCTGTTCGCTCCCACTCGCAGGAAGGTCGGCAGCCATGGGTGA
- a CDS encoding CRTAC1 family protein: protein MTAPGRLISSVPSGVAPWYVVRKGDPLPPQRFGRLRRIIPSVFVLMLVGVLFAVARIPAVSATDRKLVAERFQFTELPIALPEGLPQRTIREVNPAYEEIRSWISSVGAAVAVNDVAGTGRAADLCLVDTRSDSVIVTPVPGTGDRYAPFVLDPAPLPSGPGVAPMGCVPGDFNGDGRMDLLTYYWGRTPVVFLHRAGVETFGRQSFHPAELVPQAPAADGTYHGPLWNTNAVAVADFDGDGHPDIGVFNYFPDSPVLDPTAAKNVTMNHSMSRATNAGGAHVLRWTGATAGDRPTISYQEQRGAIPSEAASGWTLGSASADLDGDVLPELYLANDFGHDHLFHNVSEPGRIAFTEVTGRRGAFTPKSMVLGDDSFKGMSAEFGDLVGNGRFDLFISNITTEWGLEESNFAWVNNAATPAEAKAKLERGTAPYDNKASSLGIAWTGWGWDAKMADFDNSGRQSVVQTDGFVKGDINRWAWLQELAASNDLLLANPDMWPKAGPGDDIAGDQTLAFWARQDDGTFLDVSEDLGLAVPIPTRGVAVSDADGNGAQDFAVARQWGAPAYYRNAKSGSDDFLGLRLFRPATGTGSEVASSKVVGTPAYGAQVRLTTADGKTQIAQLDGGSGHSGKRSFEVFFGLGPSAGKSVTAELTWRDLDGAVHRQALSLAPGWHDLMLTTEAAEVSRR from the coding sequence GTGACCGCGCCGGGCCGCCTTATCTCATCCGTGCCATCTGGCGTGGCACCCTGGTACGTGGTCCGGAAAGGGGATCCGTTGCCGCCGCAAAGATTCGGCCGATTGCGTCGAATAATTCCGTCAGTTTTCGTGCTTATGTTGGTGGGCGTGCTGTTCGCGGTCGCCCGCATTCCGGCCGTGTCCGCGACGGACCGCAAGCTGGTGGCCGAGCGGTTCCAGTTCACGGAACTTCCGATCGCCCTTCCCGAGGGGCTGCCACAGCGCACCATCCGTGAGGTCAACCCGGCGTACGAGGAGATCCGTTCGTGGATCTCCTCGGTCGGCGCCGCGGTCGCGGTCAACGACGTGGCGGGCACCGGCCGGGCGGCCGACCTCTGCCTGGTCGATACCCGCAGTGACAGCGTCATCGTGACTCCCGTTCCAGGTACCGGCGATCGTTACGCGCCGTTCGTGCTCGACCCGGCGCCGCTGCCGTCCGGGCCCGGCGTGGCACCGATGGGCTGTGTCCCTGGCGACTTCAACGGCGATGGTCGGATGGATCTGCTGACCTACTACTGGGGTCGCACGCCGGTTGTGTTCCTGCACCGGGCCGGTGTCGAGACCTTTGGCCGACAGTCGTTCCACCCAGCGGAGTTGGTGCCACAGGCACCTGCGGCTGACGGCACGTATCACGGTCCGCTGTGGAACACCAACGCTGTGGCAGTGGCTGATTTCGACGGTGACGGGCATCCGGACATCGGTGTGTTCAACTACTTTCCCGACTCGCCGGTGCTCGACCCGACCGCCGCGAAGAACGTGACGATGAACCACTCCATGTCCCGGGCGACGAACGCGGGTGGGGCGCACGTGCTGCGGTGGACCGGTGCTACCGCCGGTGACCGGCCGACCATCAGCTACCAGGAACAGCGGGGGGCCATCCCGTCCGAAGCGGCCAGCGGCTGGACGCTCGGCTCGGCCTCGGCGGACCTGGATGGCGACGTGCTACCCGAGCTCTACCTGGCCAACGACTTCGGGCACGATCACCTGTTCCACAACGTCTCCGAACCGGGACGCATCGCCTTCACGGAGGTCACCGGTCGGCGCGGCGCGTTCACGCCAAAGTCGATGGTGCTCGGCGACGACTCGTTCAAGGGCATGTCCGCCGAATTCGGGGACCTCGTCGGCAATGGCCGCTTCGACCTGTTCATCAGCAACATCACCACCGAGTGGGGCCTGGAGGAGAGCAACTTCGCCTGGGTGAACAACGCGGCCACACCAGCCGAGGCAAAGGCCAAGCTCGAGCGCGGCACCGCGCCGTACGACAACAAGGCCAGCTCACTGGGCATCGCCTGGACCGGATGGGGTTGGGACGCCAAGATGGCCGACTTCGACAACAGTGGCCGGCAGTCGGTGGTGCAGACTGACGGCTTTGTCAAGGGCGACATCAACCGGTGGGCCTGGTTGCAGGAACTCGCGGCCTCCAACGACCTGTTGCTGGCCAACCCGGACATGTGGCCGAAGGCTGGCCCAGGCGACGATATCGCCGGCGACCAGACGCTGGCCTTCTGGGCCCGGCAGGACGACGGCACATTCCTCGACGTCAGCGAGGATCTCGGGTTGGCCGTCCCGATCCCGACCCGGGGTGTGGCCGTGTCGGACGCGGACGGTAACGGCGCGCAGGACTTCGCCGTAGCACGCCAGTGGGGTGCTCCCGCCTACTACCGGAACGCGAAGAGTGGTAGCGACGACTTTCTCGGGCTGCGGTTGTTCCGACCTGCGACCGGCACCGGCTCGGAGGTCGCCAGCTCCAAGGTCGTCGGCACCCCGGCGTACGGCGCCCAGGTGCGGCTGACCACCGCCGACGGCAAGACCCAGATCGCCCAGCTCGACGGCGGAAGCGGCCACAGCGGCAAACGCAGCTTCGAGGTCTTCTTCGGGCTCGGG
- a CDS encoding DUF1702 family protein, which yields MGIVGRLRRRMLTPDVSETRLAVRGFHVKSAAAQERLETVGETFVAGYAAAAEASRPPDAEETLESLPENYRGFGYEGAAMAFALRDGLPVGRRDHVATFLAGRAADHVYMAYVGVGWAMARLPRFRWPALHLADPLLCHLALDGYGFHQAYFKTRTYVYDQFQESRFPWPPGGPTDAVNEVIDQGIGRACWFVGGGDPDLVARILDRFPQHRRADLYSGAGLAATYAGGADVAELRHFRELCGPYQPNVAQGAAFAAQARLRAGLLGEHNEIATEVFCEAPPAAAAKVTDEARAALPEPGGLHAFATWRQQISAAYVPSRASRVNEA from the coding sequence ATGGGAATCGTGGGACGGCTACGACGCAGGATGCTGACACCCGACGTGTCGGAGACTCGGCTGGCGGTACGGGGCTTCCACGTCAAGTCCGCCGCCGCGCAGGAGCGGCTGGAGACGGTGGGAGAGACCTTCGTCGCCGGCTACGCCGCCGCGGCCGAGGCGAGCCGGCCCCCCGACGCCGAGGAGACTCTGGAGAGCCTCCCGGAGAACTACCGGGGCTTCGGGTACGAGGGCGCCGCGATGGCGTTCGCGCTGCGCGACGGGTTGCCTGTCGGTAGGCGGGACCACGTGGCCACGTTCCTGGCCGGGCGAGCCGCCGACCACGTCTACATGGCGTACGTCGGGGTCGGCTGGGCGATGGCCCGCCTGCCCCGGTTCCGGTGGCCGGCCCTGCACCTCGCCGATCCGTTGCTGTGCCATCTCGCCCTCGACGGCTACGGCTTCCACCAGGCGTACTTCAAGACTCGGACGTACGTGTACGACCAGTTCCAGGAATCGCGGTTCCCCTGGCCGCCGGGCGGCCCCACCGACGCGGTCAACGAGGTTATCGACCAGGGCATCGGGCGCGCCTGCTGGTTCGTCGGTGGTGGCGACCCGGACCTGGTGGCGCGGATCCTGGATCGTTTCCCGCAGCACCGACGCGCCGACCTGTACAGCGGCGCCGGTCTCGCCGCCACCTACGCGGGCGGGGCCGACGTGGCCGAACTGCGCCACTTCCGTGAACTGTGTGGCCCCTACCAGCCCAACGTGGCCCAGGGCGCGGCCTTCGCCGCGCAGGCCCGGCTGCGCGCCGGCCTGCTCGGGGAACACAACGAGATTGCCACCGAGGTCTTCTGTGAGGCGCCGCCGGCGGCGGCTGCGAAGGTCACCGACGAGGCCCGGGCAGCGCTGCCGGAACCGGGTGGCCTGCACGCGTTCGCCACCTGGCGGCAACAAATCAGTGCAGCCTACGTGCCCTCGAGAGCGTCTCGGGTGAACGAGGCGTAG
- a CDS encoding cytochrome P450, which translates to MTLDTITPRVPLGPPRTAALRMLLVMKRDRLGMLTSAAARYGDASRLPVGHKALWFFNHPRYAKHVLADNSANYHKGIGLVHARRALGDGLLTSEGDLWRKQRKVIQPAFQSRRIAQQAGMIAEEAFALVERLRARAGAGPVELTAELTGLTLGVLGRSLLDADLAGFDSIGDSFATVQDQAMFELETLNAVPMWIPLPRQIRFRRARRKLQAVVDTLVDGRAGNLADRVDVLSRLILSARGEADPRVGRERLRDELVTLLLAGHETTASTLGWTLSLIDRHPGVWERLHAEAVEVLGDRLPEYDDLRRLRYTVMVVEEAMRLFPPVWLLPRRALAPDTIGEYRVPANADVVISPYTLHRHPEFWPNPERFDPERFAPGQAADRPRYAYLPFGAGPRFCVGNNLGMMEAVFVIALLCRHLRLTGVPGHRLVPEPMLSLRIRGGLPLVVRPVS; encoded by the coding sequence ATGACCCTCGACACCATCACGCCGCGGGTACCGCTCGGCCCGCCGCGTACCGCCGCGCTGCGGATGCTGCTGGTGATGAAACGCGACCGACTCGGGATGCTGACCTCGGCAGCGGCACGCTACGGCGACGCGTCCCGGTTGCCGGTCGGTCACAAGGCGCTCTGGTTCTTCAACCACCCCAGGTACGCCAAGCATGTTCTGGCCGACAACAGCGCCAACTACCACAAGGGGATCGGGTTGGTGCATGCCCGCCGTGCGCTCGGCGACGGGCTGCTGACCAGCGAGGGTGACCTGTGGCGCAAGCAGCGGAAGGTGATCCAGCCTGCCTTCCAGAGCCGACGCATCGCTCAGCAGGCCGGAATGATCGCGGAGGAGGCGTTTGCGCTTGTCGAACGCCTTCGCGCGCGGGCCGGTGCGGGCCCGGTGGAGCTCACCGCAGAGCTGACCGGCCTGACCCTCGGGGTGTTGGGGCGCAGCCTGCTCGACGCCGACCTGGCCGGGTTCGACTCCATAGGTGACTCGTTCGCCACGGTGCAGGACCAGGCGATGTTCGAGCTCGAGACGCTGAACGCGGTGCCGATGTGGATACCGTTGCCCCGGCAGATCCGGTTCCGAAGGGCCCGCCGGAAGCTCCAGGCGGTGGTCGACACGTTGGTGGACGGGCGCGCGGGTAACCTCGCCGACCGTGTGGACGTGTTGTCGCGGCTCATCCTCTCGGCACGCGGCGAGGCCGACCCCCGAGTCGGACGCGAGCGGTTACGCGACGAGTTGGTCACGCTACTGCTCGCCGGGCACGAGACGACGGCCAGCACCCTGGGCTGGACGCTGTCGCTGATCGACCGGCACCCGGGGGTCTGGGAGCGGCTGCACGCTGAGGCGGTCGAGGTGCTGGGGGACCGCCTACCCGAGTACGACGACCTACGTCGTCTGCGGTACACGGTGATGGTGGTCGAGGAGGCCATGCGGCTCTTCCCACCGGTGTGGCTGCTGCCCCGGCGGGCGCTGGCCCCGGACACGATCGGGGAGTATCGAGTGCCGGCCAACGCCGACGTGGTGATCTCGCCGTACACCCTGCACCGGCACCCGGAGTTCTGGCCGAATCCGGAGCGGTTCGATCCGGAACGGTTCGCCCCAGGGCAGGCGGCTGACCGACCGCGGTACGCGTACCTGCCGTTCGGCGCGGGACCACGCTTCTGCGTGGGAAACAACCTCGGCATGATGGAGGCTGTCTTCGTGATCGCGTTGCTCTGCCGCCATCTGCGGTTGACCGGTGTCCCCGGCCATCGGCTGGTGCCGGAGCCGATGCTGTCGCTGCGTATCCGCGGCGGCCTGCCGCTTGTCGTGCGGCCAGTCAGCTGA